The proteins below are encoded in one region of Pseudobacteriovorax antillogorgiicola:
- a CDS encoding ATP-binding cassette domain-containing protein has protein sequence MNLQLYEGEVAIVQGPNGSGKTTLMRAIAGLQQNYSGTLKKYVSSDEFVYQAQSHNISSHLPYTIGDVVTMGTGIEFEKMIELGLVDVALAKRKWNFASGGERQRALISRSMLSHPRLLLLDEPFNHLDVNHAGLVLKRLGDYFETPGLPSMVIIAHGEERQMLVDAFNPKLVDLKPVERSS, from the coding sequence GTGAATCTCCAGCTTTATGAGGGTGAGGTGGCGATCGTCCAAGGCCCCAATGGGTCCGGTAAAACAACCCTCATGCGAGCCATTGCCGGCTTACAACAAAATTACAGCGGAACCCTTAAGAAATATGTTTCAAGTGATGAGTTTGTATACCAAGCTCAAAGCCACAACATTAGTTCCCACCTACCGTACACAATTGGCGATGTGGTAACTATGGGCACCGGAATCGAATTCGAGAAGATGATTGAGTTGGGACTAGTCGACGTAGCCCTCGCAAAGAGAAAGTGGAATTTTGCAAGTGGTGGTGAGCGCCAAAGAGCCCTTATTAGTCGATCGATGCTCTCTCACCCCAGGCTCCTTTTGCTGGATGAACCCTTTAATCACTTGGATGTGAACCATGCTGGTTTGGTGCTTAAACGTCTTGGAGATTACTTCGAAACACCAGGACTTCCTAGTATGGTTATCATCGCTCATGGGGAAGAAAGGCAAATGCTTGTGGATGCCTTTAACCCAAAACTTGTTGATTTAAAGCCAGTCGAGAGGAGTTCGTAA
- a CDS encoding metal ABC transporter substrate-binding protein, with product MKLRKLSLWLLLTSLIVTSSLYGKVLNVVATTPDIAWVASELLQKDGSVTTLLNGYEDAHAVDAVPSFILAASKADVFCFVGVSLEVGWVPKVIEKTANQKIQFGRDGYCDVGASIETLEKPKGPIDRSMGDVHPEGNPHYYASLPDLSKAAEKMAIHFAANLDEAGMVRMQGNLERLKKRLQTKHVELKAKLLEHFGDQLPTLAQYHGNFTYFFKSYGFKLFGNVEETPGVAPSAGAVALKAMDAKKAKVSAVLAVPFNSRSVVEKFAKIAKIPAIIHSDMAQPGRESIKTPLLLQQSLVDTIIDKLPRTHKAHP from the coding sequence ATGAAATTGCGAAAACTTTCCTTATGGCTACTGCTAACGTCTCTGATCGTGACATCTTCCCTTTATGGAAAAGTTTTGAATGTTGTGGCGACCACCCCTGATATCGCATGGGTTGCTTCGGAACTGCTCCAAAAGGATGGAAGCGTCACAACCCTACTAAATGGGTACGAAGATGCCCATGCCGTGGATGCTGTCCCGAGCTTTATCTTGGCTGCCTCCAAAGCTGATGTATTCTGCTTTGTTGGTGTATCTCTTGAGGTTGGCTGGGTACCTAAAGTTATCGAGAAAACAGCAAACCAAAAGATTCAATTCGGTCGCGATGGTTATTGCGATGTGGGAGCTTCAATTGAGACCTTGGAAAAGCCCAAAGGCCCCATCGATCGAAGTATGGGTGATGTTCACCCTGAGGGAAACCCTCACTACTATGCGAGCCTTCCTGACTTAAGTAAGGCAGCGGAAAAGATGGCCATTCATTTCGCAGCCAACCTTGACGAGGCAGGAATGGTGCGCATGCAGGGAAACCTTGAGCGGCTTAAGAAACGGTTACAAACCAAGCACGTTGAACTGAAAGCTAAGCTACTGGAGCATTTTGGAGACCAGTTGCCGACTTTAGCGCAGTACCATGGCAACTTCACCTATTTCTTCAAGTCCTACGGATTTAAGTTATTCGGCAATGTGGAGGAAACTCCAGGTGTTGCACCATCTGCTGGCGCAGTTGCTTTGAAAGCAATGGACGCAAAGAAGGCCAAGGTCTCAGCTGTTTTAGCGGTGCCATTCAACTCCAGATCGGTAGTTGAAAAGTTTGCCAAAATTGCTAAGATCCCTGCCATAATTCATAGCGACATGGCTCAACCAGGTCGTGAGTCCATAAAAACCCCGCTACTATTACAGCAAAGCCTGGTGGATACAATTATTGATAAGCTCCCAAGAACACACAAAGCTCATCCTTGA
- a CDS encoding EAL domain-containing protein, which translates to MLGTTKKRRYSPGEVIFSQGDSGNCAFIIEMGRVEVFVTSDLEKVVLANLGVGEIFGEMSVLDGSPRSASAVALESAELAIVSNEAISERFEAADPIVRLLITMLLKHVRFSNRSVLNQTDVSRSVSRLLEADAIAKQKHEALDRLRLESDLKQGLQEGQFQLHFQPIVNMLDRQLVGFESLIRWHSPNRGLVRPDVFIGIAEETSLIVPIGRWVIEQACKHLSLFKKQLEKHRFPQALFMSINISGRQFQDPHFFNHLLEAIKETCTSPKDIKLEVTERTLMQGASALHMINKSRKLGFQVALDDFGTGYSSLSYLSRFEVDNLKVDQSFVRNMNKDRKVQVITKAIIDMAMGMGLPSIAEGIETEGDFETLKQMGCEFGQGYLFAKPLSYPQAISYLLKQKETYGFTG; encoded by the coding sequence GTGCTGGGAACGACTAAAAAACGTCGCTATTCTCCTGGGGAAGTTATTTTTTCTCAAGGCGATAGTGGAAACTGTGCTTTTATTATTGAGATGGGGCGGGTCGAAGTATTCGTTACTTCAGATTTAGAAAAAGTCGTTCTTGCTAATTTAGGTGTCGGAGAAATTTTTGGCGAGATGTCTGTTCTCGACGGTTCCCCTCGCTCCGCTTCGGCAGTTGCACTGGAGAGCGCTGAACTAGCGATTGTTTCGAATGAAGCGATCTCAGAAAGATTCGAAGCCGCTGATCCAATTGTTCGCCTTCTGATAACTATGCTGTTGAAACATGTTCGATTTTCAAATCGTTCTGTATTAAATCAAACAGATGTTTCGAGGTCCGTATCGAGACTACTAGAGGCAGACGCAATAGCGAAGCAGAAACATGAAGCTCTAGATCGCCTGAGGTTGGAATCTGACTTGAAGCAAGGGTTGCAAGAAGGGCAGTTTCAGCTCCATTTTCAACCTATCGTTAATATGCTGGATCGTCAGTTGGTGGGGTTTGAATCCTTGATACGCTGGCATAGCCCCAATAGAGGGCTAGTAAGGCCTGATGTTTTCATTGGTATTGCGGAGGAGACGAGTCTCATAGTTCCCATTGGTAGATGGGTTATAGAGCAGGCATGTAAGCATCTCTCCTTATTCAAAAAGCAGCTTGAAAAACATCGTTTCCCACAGGCACTATTTATGAGTATCAATATATCAGGCCGTCAGTTCCAAGACCCACACTTCTTTAATCACCTCTTAGAGGCTATAAAAGAAACTTGTACTTCCCCAAAAGATATTAAGCTAGAAGTTACAGAAAGAACACTCATGCAAGGTGCTTCCGCACTTCATATGATCAACAAGTCTAGAAAGCTTGGGTTTCAGGTTGCACTTGATGACTTTGGAACAGGTTATTCTAGTTTGAGTTATTTAAGCCGATTCGAGGTTGATAACTTGAAGGTTGATCAATCATTCGTGAGAAATATGAATAAAGATAGGAAAGTGCAAGTTATCACAAAAGCTATCATCGATATGGCAATGGGTATGGGGCTGCCTTCGATTGCAGAGGGAATTGAAACAGAGGGAGACTTTGAGACACTTAAACAGATGGGGTGTGAATTTGGTCAAGGGTATCTGTTCGCAAAACCACTGTCATATCCTCAGGCGATATCGTACCTCTTGAAACAAAAAGAAACATATGGATTCACGGGATAG
- a CDS encoding cytochrome D1 domain-containing protein, which produces MQSILNKVSLPIFSLLLILSCSDSKDDQDQQNPLNLQGPVASRILVADGLEPILKVVDLGEGKVLQSIPTSGTSRVYTGETGRFAYAIQMTENKVNIVDGGLWFENGVQVQDNPRLMETSLEGPLPIHFVAKAGYAAIFFDEGGIAQFIPESLEDGLGNDPITIDSGAPHHGVALAFGDHFLVSKPLIEEAQEGGLPVGIQVFNQTGNRVGQNFEDCPALHGEAATDKVVAFGCGDGVLMIEEADEGLKSYKVAPSELGPEDKGRVGTLVAHNKAPYIVGNFGKNRYVEIDPSTKAMTIREMSMDYSRFKFSSDGRYLIFLGRDGTLGVLDVETRELIHQSKVTSESTGENHGAIDPQITVGQGFVFISNPRDGEVVVFDLISLSIKKVIQIGGTPTMLTSFGSQ; this is translated from the coding sequence GTGCAGTCCATTTTGAATAAAGTATCACTACCAATATTTTCACTCCTCTTGATCTTATCCTGCTCGGATAGCAAAGATGATCAGGATCAGCAAAACCCTTTAAACCTTCAAGGTCCAGTTGCTAGTAGAATTCTCGTAGCAGACGGTTTGGAGCCTATTCTTAAGGTCGTGGACCTAGGTGAAGGGAAGGTTCTACAAAGCATTCCAACCTCTGGAACTTCTAGGGTCTATACCGGAGAAACTGGACGATTCGCCTATGCTATACAGATGACGGAAAATAAGGTGAACATTGTCGATGGGGGGCTATGGTTTGAAAATGGAGTGCAAGTTCAAGACAACCCTCGCCTCATGGAAACAAGCCTTGAAGGCCCTCTTCCCATCCATTTCGTCGCCAAAGCTGGCTATGCAGCGATCTTCTTCGATGAAGGAGGAATCGCTCAGTTCATCCCTGAATCGTTAGAAGATGGCCTTGGAAACGACCCAATAACCATAGATTCAGGGGCTCCCCACCACGGCGTAGCACTTGCCTTCGGAGATCATTTTTTGGTATCAAAACCATTGATTGAGGAGGCACAGGAAGGAGGGCTTCCTGTCGGCATTCAGGTGTTCAATCAGACAGGCAATCGGGTAGGCCAAAATTTTGAAGACTGCCCAGCGTTACACGGAGAAGCTGCGACAGATAAAGTGGTAGCCTTCGGTTGCGGTGATGGCGTGTTGATGATTGAAGAAGCAGATGAAGGGCTGAAGAGTTATAAAGTTGCCCCGAGTGAGCTAGGCCCTGAGGATAAGGGGCGGGTGGGTACCTTGGTAGCCCATAACAAGGCCCCTTACATAGTGGGTAACTTCGGTAAAAATCGCTATGTTGAGATCGACCCAAGTACTAAGGCAATGACTATTCGCGAGATGTCGATGGACTATAGCCGCTTTAAATTTTCAAGTGATGGTCGCTATCTTATCTTCTTAGGTCGTGATGGCACACTTGGAGTCCTTGATGTAGAAACCCGAGAACTTATTCACCAATCGAAAGTCACATCAGAGTCCACCGGGGAGAACCATGGGGCTATAGACCCTCAGATAACTGTTGGCCAAGGGTTTGTCTTCATCAGCAACCCAAGGGATGGTGAAGTGGTTGTCTTTGACCTGATATCTCTCTCCATTAAGAAAGTTATCCAGATTGGTGGAACTCCCACTATGTTGACTAGTTTTGGTTCCCAGTAG
- a CDS encoding response regulator: MGKVLLVDDEPEFLEVLKVTLDDAGFNTVIAGGGVEALAIVKQNKDIDCILTDYFMPEMRGDELALSIKHQYDIPVMIMTGDANISFEKLYSSGISGILAKPIDSEGFIEFLKNNDIHLANELNTYQRKFLRRKPSQLQLDVMVSNGRQSSRGDLLNLSTGGLGVELESPVVPISTVSFQLSKDNETVQGYMHCRWKSIDSDSTKAGFEFDSITKQELSKNETFQKWVKIT; encoded by the coding sequence ATGGGTAAGGTACTACTTGTTGATGACGAACCAGAGTTTCTTGAAGTGCTAAAAGTAACTCTCGACGACGCTGGCTTTAACACCGTAATTGCTGGTGGAGGAGTTGAAGCACTGGCCATCGTCAAACAGAACAAAGATATCGACTGCATCTTAACTGATTATTTTATGCCGGAAATGAGAGGCGATGAACTCGCCCTCAGCATCAAGCACCAGTACGATATTCCTGTGATGATCATGACTGGAGACGCGAACATATCCTTTGAGAAACTATACAGCTCTGGGATTTCTGGTATTCTTGCCAAACCAATAGACTCGGAAGGCTTTATCGAGTTTCTAAAAAACAACGACATTCATCTCGCCAACGAATTAAACACCTACCAACGGAAATTTCTGCGCCGAAAGCCTTCCCAATTGCAGCTCGATGTGATGGTATCAAACGGCAGACAGTCCTCGCGGGGGGACTTGCTCAACCTGAGTACCGGTGGATTGGGAGTCGAGCTGGAATCACCTGTTGTGCCGATTTCTACGGTATCGTTTCAATTAAGCAAAGATAACGAGACTGTTCAAGGTTATATGCACTGTCGATGGAAAAGTATCGATTCTGATTCTACCAAAGCTGGCTTTGAGTTCGACTCGATCACCAAGCAAGAGCTTTCCAAGAACGAGACCTTCCAAAAGTGGGTAAAAATTACTTAG